CTTCGGTAGATGCCCTTCATCTATGGGTGCCGCAGTAGTCGTTGCTTCAACTGATGGTGATGCTTCTGGCGGTATAGTTTCCTCCATCTGTTCTTCTTCCACTGGTTCATCTTTGATTACGAGCTCGAGGTCTGGTATCAAGGGGTTTCCACAGGAACTACAATAGCGGTCTAAAGGAACCTCTGCGCCGCAGGTCGGACAAATAACTAGTGGCTTTGTCATAGAACACTCCGCCAAAAAATAATGCAATAAGGCCGACTGGCCTTACTCTCAATAGAACCTCACACTCATGATACTAACGAAGCTAGACGACCGGCTGCCTCATCCAGCTTGGCCTTTGATGTGACTATCGAGTCTGCTCCATACGTTGGAAGCACTTTTAGTTCTTCAACAAGGAGCGCAATAGCCTTTACTGCATCAATCTCCTTCTTGTCTAAGGATCCGTCCGGAAATGTGATTGATGCCTCGATCCATTTTTCTTTTGTTTCATCGGCTGGGTAGAGGCAGTAGATGTAATCATCGTTACTACAAATGAATGAGGGAGTATGCTCCCACGCCTCAGCAAGTACAGCTCCAAAGGCCTTTGCGTTTTCTGCCTTATTTGACATTCATATTCACCATCAAGCTAGATGAGATTACTTGACTTCTATTAGGTTATGCCTTATTTGTTTTGCTGGTAGGACACATTACTCTCAGGGCCGGAACCATACAAATGAGTAATAGACGATTTCTCCATTCTCTTTTACTGTTGCAATGATGAATTTTTTGCGAACTGAAGTGGCAAGTCTTCCTGCACGCACGATATCTAATGGGAGGACCCCCTTTCGTTGTGGGATGACATGCACTAAGAATGGTGCATGATCCAGACCCGGGCCTCGCTCGTAGACTGCAAAATCGGTCCCGAATTTCAGTCCTGGACGAATAATGTACTCTCGTTCTCTGAGATGTTTATACACGAGAAACTTGTCCCAGTACTCGTCAGACCGTTCAAGGCCTATCTTGATCAGGTCTTTAGACGTGAGAAATCGATCTGTGACCGGATCGTGGACCCTGATACGGTCCTGTTCTAACAGATATGTGCACTCCAATAATGACAGTTCCAGTGGCTTGTCAAATATTGGGGACTTTGGTTTTCTAATCCCCACAGGCTGGCCAAAGTACCCCTCAGCATAGAGCCTCATTCCATCTTCTGGATTCCACACAACGGCTCTATCGCCAAGAAATTCTGCCTCTGGGACCTCGTCTGTCTGTTGTTCTGTCAACCACTTTCACCAACACTTCTACGTGTTGAGCGTGAGTGAGAGACCTCTGATCGTATTTGATGCATCCTCTGCAAAGTTACTGCCTTCTTCAAGTGCATTGACAAAATCTCTGACTCGCAAAATTATCTCGATGGGAAGTTTCATCGGATAGAGCAGCGCCCAAATGTCTCTCATTAATACATCAATCGTTTTTTCCACGTTGCAAATCTCA
This Candidatus Thorarchaeota archaeon DNA region includes the following protein-coding sequences:
- the endA gene encoding tRNA-intron lyase produces the protein MTEQQTDEVPEAEFLGDRAVVWNPEDGMRLYAEGYFGQPVGIRKPKSPIFDKPLELSLLECTYLLEQDRIRVHDPVTDRFLTSKDLIKIGLERSDEYWDKFLVYKHLREREYIIRPGLKFGTDFAVYERGPGLDHAPFLVHVIPQRKGVLPLDIVRAGRLATSVRKKFIIATVKENGEIVYYSFVWFRP